TTTCGAAGGAGCGTATTAAGCATTACATTGACCTGATCAATCGCCGCCCTCGAAAATGCAATGGCTTCATCTCTAGCTATGATGTGATAAATAACTATATGAGTTGCACTTAATTTGACAATTCATTGAAAAATAAAAACTATTTAATCTTATTCGTGTATCTGTAGAGGAAAAACGCACCAACAACAGATAATAGAAAACTTCCAATTACAGCAATATAGAAACCTGATTCGACATTAGCGAGCGGTATAAAATTAAAGTTCATACCATAAAATGATGCTACTAAAGTAGGAATATATAAAACAATTGTGATTACTGCTAAAGCCTTCATGACAATATTTAAGTTGTTAGAAATAATAGATGCGAAGGCGTCCATCATACCTGCTAAGATATCTCTATAAACAGAACACATCTCAATCGCTTGATTGATTTCGATTTCTGTGTCTTCCAGCAAATCCATGTCATCTTCATATTGCTTAAATTCAGAGCTTCGTGTTAATTTGTGTACAACAACTTTATTAGAATTAAGGGCCGTAGAAAAGTATACAAGGGATTTGTTGAGTTCCATTAAATCAAATAGTTCTTGGTTTCTCATTGAATGATGCAGTTCACTTTCAACTTTCTTAGTTTGACTATCAATTTTCTTTAGGA
This genomic stretch from bacterium harbors:
- a CDS encoding magnesium transporter CorA family protein — translated: MIRQYYEVNKKLEKFNINILETTELVNGSWIEVIAPTTEEVEWLKSKLSVPNEFITSALDEEENAHIDMEDSAKLIILDVPLYDPIKNSKNAYTTTPFAIIHTENHFITISVKETDMVKDLFSKNKKIEPHKKVRLTLLFLYRLAMTYIAFLKKIDSQTKKVESELHHSMRNQELFDLMELNKSLVYFSTALNSNKVVVHKLTRSSEFKQYEDDMDLLEDTEIEINQAIEMCSVYRDILAGMMDAFASIISNNLNIVMKALAVITIVLYIPTLVASFYGMNFNFIPLANVESGFYIAVIGSFLLSVVGAFFLYRYTNKIK